In one window of Chryseobacterium viscerum DNA:
- the recQ gene encoding DNA helicase RecQ, which produces MSAKKANLSGELKKYFGFSTFKGQQEQIIDNLLNGKDIFVLMPTGGGKSLCYQLPALISEGTAIVVSPLIALMKNQVDAVNGLSSEDGVAHVLNSSLNKTQTKQVFDDIKSGKTKLLYVAPESLIKDDYLDFLKDVKISFFAIDEAHCISEWGHDFRPEYRNLKQIIDRIANVPVIALTATATPKVQDDIQKTLGMTNALVFKESFNRPNLYYEVCPKINIDREIVKFINQHKGKSGIVYCLSRRKVEEFAQLLQVNGINALPYHAGLDQKVRVANQDKFLMEEVDVIVATIAFGMGIDKPDVRFVIHYDFPKSLESYYQETGRAGRDGGEGHCLAFYDPKDIEKLEKFLAQKPVSEREIGLQLLNEVVGYAETSMSRRQYILYYFGESFDPVKGDGANMCDNSSNPPKVKDATADLKKSLELISDTGEKFKSKDLISVIVGKENAVTKSYKLEQSSYFGFGKDEKDNYWKTILRQATVQNFLQKDIETYGVLKITEKGKTVLNGTSKDVFLIAEDREFDLTQAKAESDQIQQQAGGGMDQNLFNLLKELRKKVAKKHGIPPYTVFMDPSLEDMTVQYPITVDEITKIYGVGEGKAKKYGKEFADYIKTYVEDNNIERTQDMVLKQVANKSSHKVFIIQSTDKKIDLEDIARAKNLSMDELLKEMERIVYQGTKLNIDYYIEDNFDEDIVDGFMEFMNESESDSMKVLLDEFGDELSDEEVRMLRIKFISDVAN; this is translated from the coding sequence ATGAGCGCAAAAAAAGCCAATTTATCAGGCGAATTGAAAAAGTATTTTGGGTTTTCTACATTTAAGGGCCAGCAGGAACAAATTATAGACAACCTATTGAATGGGAAAGATATATTTGTTTTAATGCCTACAGGTGGTGGGAAATCATTATGTTATCAGCTTCCGGCACTTATTTCGGAAGGTACGGCAATTGTCGTTTCGCCATTGATAGCGTTGATGAAGAATCAGGTAGATGCAGTGAACGGCCTTTCATCTGAGGATGGGGTAGCGCATGTGTTAAATTCCTCATTAAACAAAACGCAGACCAAGCAGGTTTTTGACGATATCAAAAGCGGCAAAACCAAACTTCTGTATGTAGCTCCTGAATCATTAATTAAAGATGATTACCTGGATTTTTTGAAAGATGTGAAAATTTCTTTCTTTGCTATCGACGAAGCCCACTGTATTTCAGAGTGGGGACATGATTTCAGACCGGAATACAGGAATCTGAAACAGATTATAGACAGAATCGCCAATGTACCGGTGATTGCTTTAACGGCTACCGCTACTCCTAAGGTTCAGGATGATATCCAGAAGACTTTAGGAATGACTAATGCATTGGTGTTCAAAGAAAGTTTTAACCGTCCTAATCTATATTATGAAGTATGTCCTAAAATCAATATAGATAGGGAAATCGTTAAGTTTATCAATCAGCATAAAGGAAAATCTGGAATTGTATACTGCCTGAGCCGGAGAAAAGTTGAAGAATTTGCCCAGCTTCTGCAGGTAAACGGGATCAATGCTCTTCCTTATCATGCTGGTCTTGACCAAAAAGTAAGAGTCGCAAATCAGGATAAATTCCTGATGGAAGAAGTAGATGTGATTGTTGCAACCATTGCTTTCGGGATGGGAATTGATAAGCCGGATGTACGTTTTGTGATCCACTACGACTTCCCAAAATCATTGGAAAGCTACTACCAGGAAACCGGAAGAGCAGGGAGAGATGGAGGAGAAGGGCACTGTCTGGCATTCTACGATCCTAAAGATATTGAAAAATTAGAAAAATTCCTGGCACAAAAACCCGTTTCAGAAAGAGAAATCGGATTACAGCTTTTAAATGAAGTGGTAGGCTATGCTGAAACTTCAATGAGCAGAAGACAATATATTCTGTATTATTTTGGGGAAAGTTTCGATCCGGTAAAAGGAGACGGAGCCAATATGTGTGACAACTCATCCAATCCGCCAAAAGTAAAGGATGCTACTGCAGACTTAAAAAAATCGCTTGAACTTATTAGTGATACAGGAGAAAAATTCAAGTCTAAAGATCTGATTTCTGTTATCGTAGGGAAAGAAAATGCAGTGACAAAATCTTACAAACTTGAGCAAAGTTCTTATTTTGGCTTTGGAAAAGATGAAAAAGATAATTACTGGAAAACAATCCTGAGGCAGGCAACCGTTCAGAACTTTTTACAAAAAGACATTGAGACGTATGGTGTTTTAAAGATTACAGAGAAAGGAAAAACAGTACTGAATGGTACTTCTAAAGATGTATTCTTAATTGCTGAAGACAGAGAGTTTGACCTTACTCAGGCAAAAGCAGAAAGCGATCAGATACAGCAGCAGGCTGGCGGAGGTATGGATCAGAACCTCTTTAACCTGTTGAAAGAACTGAGGAAAAAGGTAGCCAAAAAACATGGAATTCCACCTTATACGGTTTTCATGGATCCGAGTTTGGAGGATATGACCGTTCAGTATCCGATTACAGTAGATGAAATTACCAAAATATATGGAGTAGGCGAAGGAAAGGCTAAAAAGTATGGTAAAGAATTCGCTGATTACATTAAAACATATGTAGAAGATAACAATATCGAACGTACTCAGGATATGGTATTGAAGCAGGTGGCCAATAAATCGAGCCATAAAGTTTTCATTATCCAGAGTACTGATAAAAAGATTGACCTTGAAGATATTGCAAGAGCCAAAAACCTTTCTATGGATGAACTCCTGAAAGAAATGGAAAGAATTGTATATCAGGGAACAAAGCTGAATATCGACTATTATATTGAAGACAATTTTGACGAAGACATCGTAGACGGATTCATGGAATTCATGAACGAATCTGAAAGTGACAGTATGAAGGTATTGCTGGATGAATTCGGGGATGAGCTGTCCGATGAAGAAGTGAGAATGTTGAGAATTAAATTCATCAGTGACGTAGCAAATTAA
- a CDS encoding glycosyltransferase, whose product MKKISVIFILPDLETGGAERIVTTIANHLSRDRFEPKILLLRKQGGYLNFLKKDVEIIDINTERIRHSLKPILGEIYRRKPDIVFSGFGEVNAYLSLFIKLFPRTKFIARETNVVTQHVTRKEIKFFYNFYNNYQRIIAQSDDMMKDLVDNFNIKKKKIVKINNPVDFDFIEDKMALSLKPECFKYNYKNVVAIGNLSSRKGFDNLLKVFSRLKNENIMLHILGDGKDKDILYQTKELLGLKKVIFHGRQDNPYQYLKYADLFVLSSRYEGFPNVLLEAGACGTYSLANNCPGGINEIIQHNVNGEVADIENYDGFAQQIVKVLQNNYNRDAIRNSIKSRFSKNIILDKYEKVLLDLIKP is encoded by the coding sequence ATGAAAAAGATATCTGTCATATTTATTCTGCCGGACTTAGAAACCGGGGGAGCAGAAAGGATTGTTACTACTATAGCGAACCATCTTTCCAGAGATAGGTTTGAACCCAAGATTTTGCTGTTACGTAAACAAGGCGGATATCTGAATTTTCTTAAAAAAGATGTCGAAATTATTGACATCAATACTGAAAGAATAAGACATTCCTTAAAGCCTATTTTAGGTGAAATCTACAGAAGAAAACCTGATATTGTGTTTTCAGGTTTTGGTGAAGTAAATGCCTATTTATCATTATTTATAAAGCTTTTTCCAAGAACGAAATTCATTGCCCGGGAAACCAATGTGGTAACCCAGCATGTAACCCGTAAAGAGATTAAGTTTTTCTATAATTTTTACAACAACTATCAGAGAATCATTGCTCAGAGTGATGATATGATGAAGGATCTTGTTGATAATTTTAATATTAAAAAGAAAAAAATTGTCAAGATCAATAATCCTGTAGACTTTGATTTTATTGAAGATAAAATGGCACTGTCTTTAAAACCAGAATGCTTTAAATACAATTATAAAAATGTAGTGGCTATTGGTAACTTATCATCCAGAAAAGGGTTTGATAACCTGTTGAAAGTTTTTTCCAGACTGAAGAATGAAAATATTATGCTTCATATTCTGGGTGACGGAAAAGATAAGGATATCTTATATCAGACCAAAGAACTCTTAGGATTAAAAAAAGTGATTTTCCATGGCAGACAGGATAATCCCTACCAATATCTGAAATATGCAGATCTATTTGTACTTTCTTCAAGATACGAAGGATTCCCGAATGTACTTCTGGAAGCAGGAGCCTGCGGTACCTATTCTCTGGCTAACAACTGTCCCGGAGGAATTAATGAAATTATCCAGCATAATGTAAATGGTGAAGTCGCCGATATTGAAAACTATGATGGTTTTGCCCAACAGATTGTAAAGGTATTGCAGAACAATTATAATAGAGACGCCATAAGAAACTCTATTAAATCCAGGTTTTCAAAGAATATTATTCTGGATAAATATGAAAAGGTATTGCTGGATTTAATAAAACCTTAG
- a CDS encoding cupin domain-containing protein has product MKPFIIVILMLNSVVIIAQQKTISRKELLKTALDQKVKSTEIQEITMAAGQGAPKHLHPCSVLGIINSGEAVFQIEGQERVILHQGDAFYEPKNTNILHFDNASAEKPLIFTAIYLKEGSEENIKFIK; this is encoded by the coding sequence ATGAAGCCGTTTATAATCGTTATTTTAATGCTGAATTCTGTTGTAATAATCGCTCAGCAGAAGACAATTTCCAGAAAAGAGTTGTTAAAAACTGCTCTTGATCAGAAAGTAAAATCCACAGAGATTCAGGAAATAACAATGGCTGCAGGGCAGGGAGCTCCGAAACATCTACACCCCTGTTCCGTTTTAGGAATCATCAATTCAGGAGAGGCTGTTTTTCAGATAGAAGGACAGGAAAGAGTTATCCTTCATCAGGGAGATGCTTTCTATGAACCTAAAAATACCAATATTCTTCATTTTGATAATGCCTCAGCAGAAAAACCACTCATCTTTACTGCAATTTATTTGAAGGAAGGAAGTGAGGAAAATATAAAATTCATAAAATAA
- the lpdA gene encoding dihydrolipoyl dehydrogenase, giving the protein MSQFDVTVIGSGPGGYVAAIRAAQLGFKTAIIEKYSTLGGTCLNVGCIPSKALLDSSEHFENAKHNFAGHGIIINEPQADIARMIERKNEVIKQNTDGISYLMNKNKITVFEGVGSFESATQIKVTKNDGSSETIESKYTIIATGSKPSALPFISLDKERVITSTEALNLKEIPKHLVVIGGGVIGLELGSVYLRLGAQVTVVEFMDKIIPGMDGALSKELTKVLKKQGMKFMLSTAVSAVERNGDTVKITAKDKKGEEVVVEGDYCLVSVGRKPYTDGLGLEKAGVELDERGRVKVNDHLQTNVANIYAIGDVIKGAMLAHKAEEEGVFVAETLAGQKPHINYNLIPGVVYTWPEVAGVGKTEEQLKEEGVAYKVGSFPMRALGRSRASGDVDGLVKIIADEKTDEVLGMHIIGARAADLIAEGVIAMEFRASAEDIARSSHAHPTYAEAIKEAALDATGKRPIHM; this is encoded by the coding sequence ATGAGTCAATTCGATGTTACCGTAATAGGTTCTGGTCCCGGTGGTTATGTTGCTGCTATCCGTGCAGCACAATTAGGTTTCAAAACAGCAATTATTGAAAAATATTCAACTTTAGGCGGAACTTGTCTTAACGTTGGATGTATTCCGTCAAAAGCGCTTCTTGACAGCTCTGAGCATTTCGAAAACGCAAAACACAATTTTGCAGGTCACGGAATTATCATCAATGAGCCGCAAGCGGATATCGCAAGAATGATCGAACGTAAAAACGAAGTGATCAAGCAGAATACAGATGGAATCAGCTACCTGATGAACAAAAACAAGATTACTGTTTTTGAAGGAGTGGGAAGCTTCGAATCTGCTACTCAGATTAAAGTTACAAAAAACGACGGTTCTTCTGAAACCATCGAATCTAAGTATACAATCATTGCAACGGGGTCTAAACCATCTGCATTGCCTTTCATCTCTTTAGATAAAGAAAGAGTGATTACTTCTACGGAAGCTTTAAACCTTAAAGAAATTCCTAAACATTTAGTAGTAATCGGAGGTGGTGTTATCGGTCTTGAATTAGGTTCTGTATACCTAAGATTAGGAGCTCAGGTAACTGTTGTAGAATTTATGGATAAAATCATCCCTGGAATGGATGGAGCTTTAAGCAAAGAATTGACTAAAGTTCTTAAAAAACAAGGAATGAAGTTTATGCTTTCTACTGCGGTTTCTGCGGTTGAAAGAAACGGAGATACTGTAAAGATCACCGCTAAAGATAAAAAAGGAGAGGAAGTAGTAGTAGAAGGAGACTACTGTTTAGTTTCTGTAGGTAGAAAACCTTATACAGACGGTCTTGGACTTGAAAAAGCAGGGGTAGAACTTGACGAAAGAGGAAGAGTAAAAGTAAACGACCACCTGCAAACTAACGTAGCTAATATCTATGCAATCGGTGACGTTATCAAAGGTGCGATGCTTGCTCACAAAGCTGAAGAAGAGGGAGTTTTTGTTGCTGAAACATTAGCAGGACAAAAGCCTCACATCAACTATAACCTGATTCCTGGTGTTGTTTATACTTGGCCGGAAGTTGCAGGAGTTGGTAAAACTGAAGAGCAACTGAAAGAAGAAGGGGTAGCTTACAAAGTAGGATCTTTCCCAATGAGAGCATTAGGTAGAAGCCGTGCAAGTGGTGATGTTGATGGTCTTGTGAAGATTATTGCAGACGAAAAAACAGATGAGGTTTTAGGAATGCATATCATCGGAGCCAGAGCTGCTGACCTTATTGCTGAAGGAGTAATTGCTATGGAATTCCGTGCAAGTGCTGAAGATATTGCAAGAAGTTCTCACGCTCACCCAACATATGCAGAAGCAATTAAAGAAGCTGCATTGGATGCTACAGGGAAAAGACCAATCCATATGTAA
- a CDS encoding DUF4476 domain-containing protein: protein MKKIFISWMLLAGMSSFAQEAGKAGELLKNEASTTEMKAPKSFNERNKTFDQSRSGNNNTPQGNRNTRPNYQWNRNYGYAEVFLRIPEQGFFTVEVGDQMMANGSGKYRFFDLSSGRIPISIYENGFLMYRTTLMLRNNSRIVLDFFTNEGLYLLDSYPVQGQYGFNDWNDVWNNPYGNQSGDWSHQGNVMDNNSFRQFFDMMMSNERFDDGKIAMINQQMRTSMFTSAQIRDLVKAISFDNKKLALAKSMYRNCADKNRYFMVYDAFDFESSKRELMDYISNL, encoded by the coding sequence ATGAAAAAGATTTTTATCAGTTGGATGCTTTTAGCAGGGATGAGCTCATTTGCTCAGGAAGCAGGAAAAGCAGGTGAGTTATTAAAAAATGAAGCTTCCACCACAGAAATGAAGGCTCCGAAAAGCTTCAATGAAAGAAATAAAACGTTCGATCAGTCCAGATCCGGAAACAATAACACTCCTCAGGGAAACAGAAATACCCGTCCAAATTATCAATGGAACAGAAATTATGGTTATGCGGAAGTTTTTCTGAGAATACCTGAGCAAGGCTTTTTTACTGTTGAAGTTGGAGATCAGATGATGGCAAACGGTTCCGGAAAATACAGGTTTTTTGATTTGTCGTCGGGGAGAATACCTATTTCCATCTACGAGAACGGTTTTCTGATGTACAGAACAACTTTGATGCTTCGAAATAATAGCAGAATAGTGTTGGATTTTTTCACCAATGAAGGTTTATACCTTTTGGATTCTTATCCCGTTCAGGGTCAATATGGCTTTAATGACTGGAATGACGTATGGAATAATCCTTACGGAAATCAGTCCGGAGACTGGTCTCATCAGGGAAATGTAATGGATAATAATTCTTTCCGTCAGTTTTTTGATATGATGATGAGTAATGAGAGATTTGACGATGGGAAAATTGCTATGATCAATCAGCAGATGCGAACTTCTATGTTCACTTCCGCACAAATAAGAGATCTGGTAAAAGCAATCAGTTTTGATAATAAAAAATTGGCACTCGCTAAATCTATGTACCGTAATTGTGCAGATAAAAACCGATATTTTATGGTGTATGATGCTTTTGATTTTGAAAGCAGCAAACGGGAACTGATGGATTATATTTCTAACTTATAA
- a CDS encoding S1 RNA-binding domain-containing protein, producing the protein MQLGKTQTLTISEQINSGWILVDESGEKAFLPKIFIQDEKETGDEVEVFVYQDDDKLKATTEIPLAEVGEFAVMSCVQSLPSGAFMDWGIIKDLFIPYKQQKTKIIEGKRYLVYIYVDEDMELITGTTKFKRNPQYENLPFQKGDKVDLLMMNESELGWNVVINKQYIGLIYASDVFKKLYPLSEEKGYIKTIREDGKIDISLQPEGFENIDEFKQKILNRLEENYGLLYVSDKSSPEEIKDELQMSKKNFKKAIGGLYKDKIIDILDDKIKLL; encoded by the coding sequence ATGCAACTCGGAAAAACTCAGACTTTAACAATTTCAGAACAAATTAATTCAGGATGGATTCTCGTAGATGAATCCGGAGAAAAAGCTTTTCTGCCTAAAATCTTTATTCAGGATGAAAAAGAAACAGGTGATGAAGTTGAAGTTTTCGTGTATCAGGATGACGATAAATTAAAGGCAACTACTGAGATCCCATTGGCTGAAGTAGGGGAGTTTGCGGTGATGAGCTGTGTACAGAGTCTTCCAAGTGGAGCTTTTATGGATTGGGGAATCATTAAGGATTTATTTATCCCTTACAAACAGCAGAAAACCAAAATTATCGAAGGCAAAAGATATCTGGTTTATATTTATGTAGATGAAGATATGGAGCTGATTACGGGTACTACAAAGTTCAAGAGAAACCCGCAGTATGAAAATCTTCCGTTTCAAAAAGGAGACAAAGTAGATCTGCTTATGATGAACGAAAGTGAACTGGGCTGGAATGTGGTGATCAACAAACAATACATTGGTTTGATATACGCTTCCGATGTTTTCAAAAAGCTGTATCCGCTATCAGAAGAAAAAGGATATATTAAAACCATCCGTGAAGATGGGAAAATAGATATTTCTTTACAGCCGGAAGGTTTTGAAAATATTGATGAGTTCAAACAGAAAATTCTTAACAGGCTGGAAGAAAACTATGGACTTCTGTATGTGTCAGATAAGTCTTCTCCTGAAGAGATCAAGGATGAACTTCAGATGAGTAAGAAAAACTTTAAAAAGGCGATCGGAGGACTTTATAAAGATAAGATTATTGATATTCTGGACGACAAAATCAAATTATTATAA
- a CDS encoding TetR/AcrR family transcriptional regulator, translating to MSNQAKKDQTQELIKETAKNLFFVKGKFDATTQEIADEAGVNRTLINYYFRSRDKLIQIIFDEAQRVEQEKSKIIQNSALPFKEKISKFIESSLSTSLQYPYLETYIVSQINKGTCHHREIEEDILNEMYSDIEKEMELGNIEKMAPVQFILNMVALLVFPSAIRPLFMENLLINDEEYDKIISERKEIIINMLFKN from the coding sequence ATGTCAAATCAAGCAAAAAAAGACCAAACACAGGAATTGATCAAGGAGACAGCGAAGAATTTATTCTTTGTGAAAGGAAAATTTGATGCTACTACGCAGGAGATTGCAGATGAAGCAGGAGTGAACAGAACGCTTATTAATTACTATTTCCGTTCAAGAGATAAGCTTATCCAGATCATTTTTGATGAAGCTCAGAGAGTAGAACAGGAAAAGTCAAAGATTATTCAGAACTCTGCTCTGCCTTTTAAAGAAAAGATCAGCAAGTTCATAGAAAGCAGTCTTTCTACAAGTCTTCAGTATCCGTATCTGGAAACATATATTGTATCGCAGATCAATAAAGGAACCTGCCATCACAGAGAAATTGAGGAAGATATCCTGAATGAAATGTATAGTGACATCGAAAAAGAAATGGAATTGGGAAATATAGAAAAAATGGCACCTGTGCAGTTTATTCTTAATATGGTTGCTCTATTAGTGTTCCCAAGCGCCATAAGACCATTATTTATGGAAAATTTATTAATTAATGATGAAGAATATGATAAGATCATTTCTGAGCGAAAAGAGATTATTATTAATATGTTGTTCAAAAATTAA